Proteins encoded in a region of the Suricata suricatta isolate VVHF042 chromosome 10, meerkat_22Aug2017_6uvM2_HiC, whole genome shotgun sequence genome:
- the C10H12orf45 gene encoding uncharacterized protein C12orf45 homolog isoform X3, giving the protein MEVRGIWDRLLINPKPDRRKTSALQTVRIERSPLLDQVQTFLPQMAQANEKLRKEMATAPPGHFNIEDIDESLGRVIQMDVALFEMNQSDAEQEDSSEASSEDSAEDSAGSEEEDDGTPSEVTVDNIKLPHSEDGKGKIEVLDSPASEKKKE; this is encoded by the exons ATGGAGGTTCGGG GTATATGGGACAGGCTACTCATCAACCCCAAGCCTGATCGCAGAAAAACTTCAGCTCTTCAAACGGTTCGGATAGAGAGGAGTCCCT TATTGGACCAAGTGCAGACCTTTCTCCCACAGATGGCTCAGGCGAATGAAAAGCTAAGAAAAGAAATGGCCACTGCACCACCTGGGCATTTCAATATTGAAGATATTGATGAGAGTCTTGGAAGAGTGATACAAATG GATGTGGCCTTGTTTGAGATGAATCAGTCCGATGCCGAACAGGAGGACAGTTCAGAAGCGAGCTCGGAGGACAGCGCCGAGGACAGCGCCGGGTCTGAGGAGGAAGATGATGGCACCCCCTCGGAAGTCACCGTAGATAACATTAAGCTTCCTCACTCAGAGGATGGAAAAGGCAAGATTGAGGTTTTGGACAGTCCAGccagtgaaaaaaagaaagagtaa
- the C10H12orf45 gene encoding uncharacterized protein C12orf45 homolog isoform X1, translated as MEVRGELQSGASPSSPRDRSGISVSKELLTAGSGDRGGIWDRLLINPKPDRRKTSALQTVRIERSPLLDQVQTFLPQMAQANEKLRKEMATAPPGHFNIEDIDESLGRVIQMDVALFEMNQSDAEQEDSSEASSEDSAEDSAGSEEEDDGTPSEVTVDNIKLPHSEDGKGKIEVLDSPASEKKKE; from the exons ATGGAGGTTCGGGGTGAGCTGCAGTCTGGcgcttctccctcttccccccggGACCGCTCGGGGATCTCGGTGTCTAAGGAGCTGCTGACGGCAGGAAGCGGCGACCGCGGAG GTATATGGGACAGGCTACTCATCAACCCCAAGCCTGATCGCAGAAAAACTTCAGCTCTTCAAACGGTTCGGATAGAGAGGAGTCCCT TATTGGACCAAGTGCAGACCTTTCTCCCACAGATGGCTCAGGCGAATGAAAAGCTAAGAAAAGAAATGGCCACTGCACCACCTGGGCATTTCAATATTGAAGATATTGATGAGAGTCTTGGAAGAGTGATACAAATG GATGTGGCCTTGTTTGAGATGAATCAGTCCGATGCCGAACAGGAGGACAGTTCAGAAGCGAGCTCGGAGGACAGCGCCGAGGACAGCGCCGGGTCTGAGGAGGAAGATGATGGCACCCCCTCGGAAGTCACCGTAGATAACATTAAGCTTCCTCACTCAGAGGATGGAAAAGGCAAGATTGAGGTTTTGGACAGTCCAGccagtgaaaaaaagaaagagtaa
- the C10H12orf45 gene encoding uncharacterized protein C12orf45 homolog isoform X2, translating to MEVRGRDGVLSGIWDRLLINPKPDRRKTSALQTVRIERSPLLDQVQTFLPQMAQANEKLRKEMATAPPGHFNIEDIDESLGRVIQMDVALFEMNQSDAEQEDSSEASSEDSAEDSAGSEEEDDGTPSEVTVDNIKLPHSEDGKGKIEVLDSPASEKKKE from the exons ATGGAGGTTCGGG GACGTGATGGTGTGCTTTCAGGTATATGGGACAGGCTACTCATCAACCCCAAGCCTGATCGCAGAAAAACTTCAGCTCTTCAAACGGTTCGGATAGAGAGGAGTCCCT TATTGGACCAAGTGCAGACCTTTCTCCCACAGATGGCTCAGGCGAATGAAAAGCTAAGAAAAGAAATGGCCACTGCACCACCTGGGCATTTCAATATTGAAGATATTGATGAGAGTCTTGGAAGAGTGATACAAATG GATGTGGCCTTGTTTGAGATGAATCAGTCCGATGCCGAACAGGAGGACAGTTCAGAAGCGAGCTCGGAGGACAGCGCCGAGGACAGCGCCGGGTCTGAGGAGGAAGATGATGGCACCCCCTCGGAAGTCACCGTAGATAACATTAAGCTTCCTCACTCAGAGGATGGAAAAGGCAAGATTGAGGTTTTGGACAGTCCAGccagtgaaaaaaagaaagagtaa